In one Modestobacter sp. L9-4 genomic region, the following are encoded:
- a CDS encoding glycosyltransferase family 4 protein, with protein sequence MGRSLRVALLSYRSKPHGGGQGVYVRALSHELQELGHRVEVFSGQPYPELVEGVPLTRVPSMDLYREPDPFRTPRPGEFSGAIDVAEWAAMCTAGFPEPLTFTLRAARLLGSRAADFDLVHDNQSLGYGLLQLRRQGLPTVATVHHPIQVDRDLELAAATTRRKRLQLRRWYGFTAMQARVAPRLDGITTVSESSRRDVETHLGVPAAGVRVIPVGIDPEVFTPPPTPAGRDADHVVVTTSADVPLKGLVHLLEALAKLRTERDVRLTVVGTARPGGPAAGAIDRLDLAEAVTFTGPVPTAELVALLQRATVVAVPSLYEGFSLPAVEAMACGTPLVTTDGGALPEVVGTQAGVRVPAGDVGRLAEALQLVLDHPTFREQLGRAGRARVLSHYTWRRTAERTAEWYADVLDRRP encoded by the coding sequence ATGGGACGGTCGTTGCGGGTCGCGCTGCTGTCCTACCGCTCCAAGCCGCACGGCGGCGGGCAGGGCGTCTACGTGCGGGCGCTGTCCCACGAGCTGCAGGAGCTCGGCCACCGGGTCGAGGTGTTCAGCGGCCAGCCCTACCCCGAGCTGGTCGAGGGCGTGCCGCTCACCCGGGTGCCGAGCATGGACCTCTACCGCGAGCCCGACCCCTTCCGCACGCCCCGCCCGGGCGAGTTCTCCGGCGCGATCGACGTCGCCGAGTGGGCCGCCATGTGCACCGCCGGGTTCCCCGAGCCGCTCACCTTCACCCTGCGCGCGGCCCGGCTGCTGGGCTCCCGCGCGGCCGACTTCGACCTGGTGCACGACAACCAGTCCCTGGGCTACGGCCTGCTCCAGCTGCGCCGGCAGGGCCTGCCCACGGTCGCCACGGTGCACCACCCGATCCAGGTGGACCGCGACCTGGAACTGGCGGCCGCGACCACCCGGCGCAAGCGGCTGCAGCTGCGCCGCTGGTACGGCTTCACCGCCATGCAGGCCCGCGTCGCCCCGAGGCTGGACGGCATCACCACCGTCTCGGAGAGCTCCCGCCGGGACGTCGAGACGCACCTGGGCGTGCCGGCCGCCGGGGTCCGCGTGATCCCCGTGGGCATCGACCCCGAGGTCTTCACGCCCCCGCCCACCCCCGCGGGCCGGGACGCCGACCACGTCGTGGTCACCACCAGCGCCGACGTCCCGCTCAAGGGGCTGGTGCACCTGCTGGAGGCGCTCGCGAAGCTGCGCACCGAGCGCGACGTGCGGCTCACCGTCGTCGGCACCGCCCGCCCGGGTGGGCCGGCCGCGGGCGCCATCGACCGGCTCGACCTGGCCGAGGCGGTGACCTTCACCGGCCCGGTCCCGACCGCGGAGCTGGTGGCACTGCTGCAGCGCGCCACCGTCGTCGCCGTCCCGTCGCTGTACGAGGGCTTCTCGCTGCCGGCGGTCGAGGCGATGGCCTGCGGCACCCCGCTGGTGACCACCGACGGCGGCGCGCTGCCCGAGGTCGTCGGCACGCAGGCCGGCGTCCGGGTCCCGGCCGGGGACGTCGGCCGGCTGGCCGAGGCGCTGCAACTGGTGCTCGACCACCCCACGTTCCGCGAGCAGCTCGGCCGCGCCGGGCGGGCGCGGGTGCTCAGCCACTACACCTGGCGGCGCACCGCCGAGCGCACCGCGGAGTGGTACGCCGACGTGCTGGACCGGCGGCCCTGA
- a CDS encoding ABC transporter permease has translation MTTLTPTRPTAPAPTRATSGNALSQALTLAWRNVVKIRRQPEALMDVSLQPIIFTVLFTFVFGGAIAGDWHQYLTYLVPGILVQTLMFATGGIGVALNNDISKGVFDRFRSLPIARSAPLIGAVFADVVRYVTATVVLFAFTLVLGFRTTQGVPAAVLAVLVGIGFAMCLSWVFVWIGLKVRSAGAVQGVGFLATFPLTFGSSALVPADTLPGWLQAFTNNNPVTHLIDTVRGLLLGGPVAEPLAWTAGWGALLLAVFVPLAMRAYRRRV, from the coding sequence ATGACCACCCTGACCCCCACCCGCCCGACCGCACCGGCGCCGACCCGCGCGACCAGCGGCAACGCCCTCTCCCAGGCGCTCACCCTCGCCTGGCGCAACGTCGTGAAGATCCGCCGCCAGCCCGAGGCGCTGATGGACGTGAGCCTGCAGCCGATCATCTTCACGGTGCTGTTCACGTTCGTCTTCGGTGGCGCGATCGCCGGTGACTGGCACCAGTACCTGACCTACCTGGTGCCCGGCATCCTGGTGCAGACCCTGATGTTCGCCACCGGTGGCATCGGCGTCGCGCTGAACAACGACATCAGCAAGGGCGTCTTCGACCGGTTCCGCAGCCTGCCGATCGCCCGGTCCGCCCCGCTGATCGGCGCGGTGTTCGCCGACGTCGTCCGGTACGTGACCGCCACGGTGGTCCTCTTCGCCTTCACCCTGGTCCTGGGCTTCCGGACGACGCAGGGCGTCCCCGCCGCCGTGCTGGCGGTGCTCGTGGGCATCGGCTTCGCGATGTGCCTGTCCTGGGTGTTCGTCTGGATCGGCCTGAAGGTCCGCTCCGCCGGTGCGGTGCAGGGCGTGGGCTTCCTCGCCACCTTCCCGCTGACCTTCGGCAGCAGCGCGCTCGTCCCCGCCGACACCCTGCCCGGCTGGCTGCAGGCCTTCACCAACAACAACCCGGTGACGCACCTGATCGACACCGTCCGCGGGCTGCTGCTGGGCGGCCCGGTCGCCGAGCCGCTGGCCTGGACGGCGGGCTGGGGCGCGCTGCTGCTCGCGGTCTTCGTGCCGCTGGCGATGCGGGCCTACCGCCGCCGGGTCTGA
- a CDS encoding LamG-like jellyroll fold domain-containing protein, translated as MTALSLGAVRLWPAPGTEAVPAPLRSGWTALVVSTVARTLLVVVVALAVWSQLPALLGWQSTVVMSGSMSPHLNTGDVAVVRPIDPTDVRAGQVLLVDDPDHPGRLRLHRLVALEDGRLRLQGDANAAPDSSLVDLQALRGIGVLRVPAIGLPVAWAGSGEWLLLVSTAAAVTVLVAAAGWSREPVVPSGVRAATSPGPAGLRAWRARLVRRSGRHRRPRAVSAPRVVVGLVAVVLTAGFLLTSALAGYAAATVNSPDTWGMSEAARWGCVDQSAVRAVQFLALTEQVGPTAYNTGTSALAGDGTYRGGVLLDQTGPVCNAGPVRAVTLDGSSGWVGTGVPEATADDFTTQVWFRTTVRGGKLFQLNSQQTASAQYDRQVYLTKDGQLVFGVYRGGYDTVISPSGKNYADGLWHLATASLSSAGMHLYVDGAEVAANPAYTSGEPKSGAYWWFGTGEAGGWPGATANGSFTGSLASAAVWDHALTAAQVAAQYRPQS; from the coding sequence GTGACCGCACTCTCCCTCGGCGCCGTCCGCCTCTGGCCGGCGCCGGGCACCGAGGCCGTGCCCGCACCCCTCCGCTCGGGGTGGACGGCGCTCGTCGTCAGCACGGTGGCCCGCACCCTGCTCGTCGTCGTCGTCGCGCTGGCCGTCTGGTCGCAGCTCCCGGCGCTGCTGGGCTGGCAGAGCACGGTGGTGATGAGCGGCTCGATGAGCCCGCACCTGAACACCGGGGACGTCGCCGTCGTGCGCCCGATCGACCCCACCGACGTCCGGGCGGGTCAGGTCCTGCTGGTCGACGACCCCGACCACCCCGGGCGTCTGCGGCTGCACCGGCTGGTCGCGCTGGAGGACGGCCGGCTGCGCCTGCAGGGCGACGCCAACGCCGCCCCGGACTCCTCGCTGGTAGACCTGCAGGCACTGCGCGGGATCGGGGTGCTGCGCGTCCCGGCCATCGGCCTCCCCGTCGCCTGGGCGGGCAGCGGTGAGTGGCTGCTGCTGGTGTCCACGGCCGCCGCAGTCACCGTCCTGGTGGCCGCCGCGGGCTGGTCGCGCGAGCCGGTGGTGCCCTCCGGCGTCCGGGCGGCGACCTCGCCGGGTCCGGCCGGCCTGCGGGCCTGGCGTGCGCGTCTCGTGCGACGCAGCGGCCGGCACCGGCGCCCCCGGGCGGTGTCCGCCCCCCGCGTGGTGGTCGGTCTCGTCGCCGTCGTGCTCACCGCCGGCTTCCTGCTGACGTCCGCACTCGCCGGCTACGCCGCCGCGACCGTCAACTCCCCGGACACCTGGGGCATGAGCGAGGCGGCCCGCTGGGGCTGCGTCGACCAGTCGGCGGTCCGCGCCGTGCAGTTCCTCGCGCTGACCGAGCAGGTGGGTCCGACGGCGTACAACACCGGGACGAGCGCCCTCGCCGGTGACGGCACCTACCGGGGCGGCGTCCTGCTCGACCAGACCGGCCCGGTCTGCAACGCCGGCCCCGTCCGCGCGGTCACCCTCGACGGGTCCAGCGGCTGGGTGGGCACCGGGGTCCCGGAGGCCACGGCCGACGACTTCACGACCCAGGTGTGGTTCCGGACCACGGTGCGCGGCGGGAAGCTGTTCCAGCTGAACAGCCAGCAGACCGCCAGTGCCCAGTACGACCGGCAGGTCTACCTCACCAAGGACGGCCAGCTGGTGTTCGGGGTCTACCGGGGCGGCTACGACACCGTGATCAGCCCGAGCGGCAAGAACTACGCCGACGGCCTCTGGCACCTGGCGACCGCCAGCCTGAGCAGCGCCGGCATGCACCTCTACGTGGACGGCGCGGAGGTCGCCGCGAACCCCGCCTACACGAGCGGTGAGCCGAAGAGCGGCGCCTACTGGTGGTTCGGCACGGGTGAGGCCGGCGGGTGGCCCGGCGCGACGGCGAACGGGTCCTTCACCGGTTCGCTGGCGTCCGCCGCCGTCTGGGACCACGCGCTCACGGCAGCCCAGGTCGCGGCGCAGTACCGGCCGCAGTCGTGA
- a CDS encoding glycosyltransferase family 2 protein, whose amino-acid sequence MTDHTPDPRIAVVVITHNRRDELLLALTRLRELPEQPHVVVVDNGSADGTAEAVLRDHPWVELIASPDNLGAVGRNLGVARLSTPYVAFCDDDTWWDPGSLRAAADALDAHPRLAVITARILVEPGGVEDPIVVELRDSPVVGADWLPGPALGSFLAGASVLRREAFNEVGGFSARLWLGGEEELMAGDLAARGWELCYLEHLTIHHQASTARDPHKRRADGIRNTLWTTWLRRPLRPALRRTVHLLRTVPRDKVTAVGLVRAVRGLPWVLRERQVLPPHAEARFAALEDAQKKSTARRYVS is encoded by the coding sequence ATGACCGACCACACGCCCGACCCGCGGATCGCCGTCGTGGTGATCACGCACAACCGCCGCGACGAGCTGCTGCTGGCGCTCACCCGGCTGCGCGAGCTGCCCGAGCAGCCGCACGTCGTGGTGGTCGACAACGGCTCGGCCGACGGCACCGCCGAGGCCGTGCTCCGAGACCACCCGTGGGTGGAGCTCATCGCCAGCCCCGACAACCTGGGCGCGGTCGGCCGCAACCTCGGCGTCGCCCGGCTGTCCACCCCCTACGTCGCGTTCTGCGACGACGACACGTGGTGGGACCCGGGCTCGCTGCGTGCGGCCGCCGACGCCCTCGACGCCCACCCCCGGCTGGCGGTGATCACCGCCCGCATCCTGGTCGAGCCCGGCGGCGTCGAGGACCCGATCGTGGTCGAGCTGCGCGACTCCCCCGTCGTGGGTGCGGACTGGCTGCCGGGCCCGGCCCTGGGCAGCTTCCTGGCCGGGGCGAGCGTGCTGCGCCGCGAGGCGTTCAACGAGGTCGGCGGCTTCAGCGCCCGACTGTGGCTGGGCGGTGAGGAGGAGCTGATGGCCGGCGACCTCGCCGCCCGCGGCTGGGAGCTCTGCTACCTGGAGCACCTGACCATCCACCACCAGGCCAGCACCGCCCGGGACCCGCACAAGCGCCGGGCCGACGGCATCCGCAACACCCTCTGGACGACGTGGCTGCGCCGTCCGCTGCGGCCCGCGCTGCGCCGCACCGTGCACCTGCTGCGCACCGTGCCGCGGGACAAGGTGACCGCGGTCGGGCTGGTGCGCGCGGTGCGCGGCCTGCCGTGGGTGCTGCGCGAGCGGCAGGTGCTGCCCCCGCACGCCGAGGCACGGTTCGCCGCGCTCGAGGACGCCCAGAAGAAGTCGACCGCCCGCCGCTACGTGAGCTGA
- a CDS encoding TraR/DksA C4-type zinc finger protein, whose amino-acid sequence MTPTDALARTRAETLAQIAALGREFEEVVAASRSSNADDEHDPEGATIAFERQQVAALIAQAQQRLADVDAALARAEAGDYGTCDSCGRPIAPERLAARPQARTCFTCASRPARR is encoded by the coding sequence GTGACCCCCACCGATGCGCTGGCCCGCACGCGGGCGGAGACGCTCGCCCAGATCGCCGCGCTCGGCCGGGAGTTCGAGGAGGTCGTCGCTGCGTCGAGGTCCTCCAACGCCGACGACGAGCACGACCCGGAGGGCGCCACGATCGCCTTCGAGCGCCAGCAGGTCGCCGCGCTCATCGCCCAGGCGCAGCAGCGGCTGGCCGACGTCGATGCCGCGCTGGCCCGCGCCGAGGCCGGCGACTACGGCACGTGCGACTCCTGCGGCCGACCGATCGCGCCCGAGCGCCTGGCTGCCCGACCGCAGGCCCGGACCTGCTTCACCTGCGCGTCCCGCCCCGCCCGCCGGTGA
- a CDS encoding ATP-binding cassette domain-containing protein, producing MENTIEAEGLVLHYGFTRALDGVDLTAPAGTVLGVLGPNGAGKTTAVRVLATLLRADAGTARVAGYDVARQPQQVREQIGLTGQYASVDEDLTGRQNLVMIGRLLGFSRPEAHARATDLLGRFSLTDAGGRPAKTYSGGMRRRLDLAASLVNRPKVLFLDEPTTGLDPRSRNEVWDTVRGLVDDGTTVLLTTQYLEEADELADDIVVFDSGRVVARGTSDELKHRTGAQTLTVRPVDRAHQPVVLQVLEQVTGSVPSTDARGTSSVPVPDPALLSAVLDQLTVRGVAVSELAVRLPSLDDVFFALTGSSTAPTPEASLA from the coding sequence ATGGAGAACACCATCGAGGCCGAGGGCCTCGTCCTGCACTACGGCTTCACCCGCGCCCTGGACGGCGTGGACCTCACCGCCCCCGCCGGCACCGTGCTCGGCGTGCTGGGCCCCAACGGCGCCGGCAAGACCACCGCCGTGCGGGTGCTGGCCACGCTGCTGCGCGCCGACGCCGGCACCGCCCGGGTCGCCGGGTACGACGTCGCCCGCCAGCCCCAGCAGGTGCGCGAGCAGATCGGCCTGACCGGTCAGTACGCCTCCGTCGACGAGGACCTCACCGGCCGGCAGAACCTGGTGATGATCGGCCGGCTGCTGGGCTTCAGCCGCCCCGAGGCGCACGCCCGGGCCACCGACCTGCTGGGCCGGTTCAGCCTCACCGACGCCGGCGGCCGCCCCGCGAAGACCTACTCCGGGGGCATGCGCCGCCGCCTGGACCTGGCCGCCAGCCTGGTCAACCGGCCGAAGGTGCTGTTCCTCGACGAGCCCACCACCGGCCTGGACCCGCGCAGCCGCAACGAGGTCTGGGACACCGTCCGCGGCCTGGTCGACGACGGCACCACGGTGCTGCTGACCACCCAGTACCTGGAGGAGGCCGACGAGCTCGCCGACGACATCGTCGTCTTCGACTCCGGCCGCGTGGTCGCCCGCGGCACCAGCGACGAGCTCAAGCACCGCACCGGCGCGCAGACCCTCACCGTGCGCCCGGTCGACCGGGCGCACCAGCCGGTCGTCCTGCAGGTGCTGGAGCAGGTGACCGGCAGCGTCCCGAGCACCGACGCCCGCGGCACGTCGTCCGTGCCGGTGCCCGACCCCGCGCTGCTCAGCGCGGTCCTCGACCAGCTCACGGTGCGCGGCGTCGCCGTCTCCGAGCTCGCCGTCCGGCTGCCCAGCCTGGACGACGTCTTCTTCGCCCTCACCGGGTCCTCCACCGCCCCCACTCCCGAAGCGAGCCTGGCATGA
- a CDS encoding prenyltransferase, with translation MTLPEVPGVLSADQLRTTVAAIAAEQAADGALPWHRGGQLDAWDAVEAAMALDVGGEHARALAAYDWLARHQRPDGSWAAEYRDGAVTAPAAESNHAGYLAVGVWHTWLCTGDDAAVDRLWPTVRRALDLVTAMQLATGAVSWALRPDGTPDDLALLTGNASLFQALRCGIALAGLVGEPQPDWDLAATELGTALRERPAAFADRSRWSMDWYYPVLAGALTGPPAHDRLAAGWSSFVVPGRGVRCVADRPWVTGAETCELALALTAAGRRDDAAGQLTAMQHLRADDGSYWTGLVLTDGVRWPVERTTWTAAAVVLAADAIAGTGPAAGLFADPGALDRPVREVPDRPGKITR, from the coding sequence GTGACCCTCCCGGAGGTGCCCGGCGTCCTCAGCGCCGACCAGCTGCGGACGACGGTCGCCGCGATCGCCGCCGAGCAGGCCGCCGACGGCGCGCTCCCCTGGCACCGCGGCGGGCAGCTGGACGCCTGGGACGCCGTCGAGGCCGCGATGGCCCTGGACGTCGGCGGTGAGCACGCCCGGGCACTCGCCGCCTACGACTGGCTGGCCCGCCACCAGCGTCCTGACGGCTCCTGGGCCGCCGAGTACCGCGACGGCGCCGTCACCGCCCCGGCCGCCGAGAGCAACCACGCCGGCTACCTGGCCGTCGGTGTCTGGCACACCTGGCTGTGCACCGGGGACGACGCCGCGGTCGACCGGCTGTGGCCCACGGTGCGCCGCGCACTGGACCTGGTGACGGCGATGCAGCTGGCCACCGGTGCGGTCAGCTGGGCGCTGCGCCCCGACGGCACCCCCGACGACCTGGCGCTGCTGACCGGCAACGCCAGCCTGTTCCAGGCGCTGCGCTGCGGGATCGCGCTGGCCGGCCTGGTCGGTGAGCCGCAGCCGGACTGGGACCTGGCCGCCACCGAGCTCGGCACCGCACTGCGCGAGCGGCCCGCGGCCTTCGCCGACCGGTCGCGGTGGTCGATGGACTGGTACTACCCGGTGCTCGCCGGCGCACTGACCGGACCGCCTGCGCACGACCGCCTGGCCGCGGGGTGGTCCAGCTTCGTCGTCCCCGGCCGCGGCGTGCGCTGTGTCGCCGACCGGCCGTGGGTGACCGGCGCGGAGACCTGCGAGCTCGCGCTCGCCCTGACCGCCGCCGGCCGCCGGGACGACGCGGCCGGGCAGCTGACCGCCATGCAGCACCTGCGCGCCGACGACGGCTCGTACTGGACCGGGCTGGTGCTCACCGACGGTGTGCGCTGGCCGGTCGAGCGCACCACCTGGACGGCGGCCGCGGTCGTGCTGGCCGCCGACGCGATCGCCGGCACCGGCCCGGCCGCCGGCCTGTTCGCCGACCCGGGTGCGCTGGACCGCCCTGTCCGAGAGGTGCCGGACCGGCCTGGGAAGATCACCCGGTGA
- a CDS encoding class I SAM-dependent methyltransferase — protein MLTVDYDLLGVRPGMRVLDLGCGEGRHAFEALRRGADVLAVDWGQHEVATTAQWLGAIAAAGEAPPGARAAVARADLRALPVPDASVDRVIASEVLEHIVDDATAIAEIARVLKPGGRVAVTVPRYGPERVCWALSDSYHANEGGHVRIYRGDQLSEKLSAAGLRPTDTHHAHALHAPYWWLKCAVGVDRDTVLTKAYHRVLVWDLMKRPWPTRTAERLLDPVLGKSFVVYADKPA, from the coding sequence ATGCTCACCGTCGACTACGACCTGCTCGGCGTCCGGCCCGGCATGCGGGTGCTCGACCTGGGGTGCGGTGAGGGCCGGCACGCCTTCGAGGCCCTTCGCCGCGGCGCCGACGTGCTGGCGGTCGACTGGGGCCAGCACGAGGTCGCCACCACTGCGCAGTGGCTGGGCGCGATCGCCGCCGCCGGCGAGGCACCGCCCGGCGCCCGGGCCGCGGTCGCCCGCGCCGACCTGCGCGCGCTGCCGGTGCCCGACGCCAGCGTCGACCGGGTGATCGCCTCGGAGGTGCTCGAGCACATCGTCGACGACGCGACGGCGATCGCCGAGATCGCGCGGGTGCTCAAGCCCGGTGGCCGGGTCGCGGTCACCGTCCCCCGCTACGGCCCGGAGCGCGTCTGCTGGGCGCTGTCGGACAGCTACCACGCCAACGAGGGCGGGCACGTCCGCATCTACCGGGGCGACCAGCTGTCGGAGAAGCTGTCCGCCGCGGGGCTGCGGCCGACCGACACCCATCACGCGCACGCGCTGCACGCCCCCTACTGGTGGCTGAAGTGCGCCGTCGGCGTCGACCGGGACACCGTGCTGACGAAGGCCTACCACCGGGTCCTGGTCTGGGACCTGATGAAGCGGCCGTGGCCGACCCGCACCGCCGAGCGCCTGCTCGACCCGGTGCTCGGCAAGTCCTTCGTCGTCTACGCCGACAAGCCGGCGTGA
- a CDS encoding glycosyltransferase family 2 protein, giving the protein MITPPEPAQVTCVIASRNRRDDLLLSLPRHEAPVVLVDNASTDDTVAVVGRVHPEVRVVPLPENLGAVARTIGVEYAGTPFVAFTDDDSWWAPGDLARAVAVMQAHPRLGLLAARILVGPEDRLDPVCTEMAGSPLGTEPDLPGPSLLGFVACAALVRVEAFTAVGGFDRVVRFPGEEERVALDLAASGWGLAYVDEVTVHHHPSPRRDANDVRQTGIWRSRVLTAVLRYPLPALAGQLLRAVRAGRVGVRGLASAVPRVPAALRERRVLPTTVMTGVRELQG; this is encoded by the coding sequence GTGATCACCCCGCCGGAGCCCGCCCAGGTGACGTGCGTGATCGCCAGCCGCAACCGCCGCGACGACCTGCTCCTGAGCCTGCCCCGGCACGAGGCGCCCGTCGTCCTGGTTGACAACGCCTCCACCGACGACACCGTCGCCGTCGTCGGCCGGGTGCACCCGGAGGTCCGGGTCGTCCCGCTGCCGGAGAACCTCGGTGCGGTGGCCCGCACGATCGGCGTCGAGTACGCCGGCACCCCGTTCGTGGCCTTCACCGACGACGACTCGTGGTGGGCGCCCGGCGACCTGGCCCGGGCGGTCGCGGTCATGCAGGCCCACCCCCGGCTCGGCCTGCTCGCCGCCCGCATCCTGGTCGGCCCGGAGGACCGGCTCGACCCGGTGTGCACCGAGATGGCCGGGAGCCCGCTGGGCACCGAGCCCGACCTGCCCGGCCCCTCGCTGCTGGGCTTCGTCGCGTGCGCGGCGCTGGTGCGGGTCGAGGCGTTCACCGCCGTCGGCGGCTTCGACCGCGTCGTCCGCTTCCCCGGCGAGGAGGAGCGGGTCGCCCTCGACCTGGCCGCCTCGGGCTGGGGGCTGGCCTACGTCGACGAGGTCACCGTGCACCACCACCCCTCACCGCGCCGGGACGCCAACGACGTCCGGCAGACCGGCATCTGGCGCAGCCGGGTGCTCACCGCGGTGTTGCGGTACCCGCTGCCCGCGCTGGCCGGGCAGCTGCTGCGCGCCGTGCGGGCCGGGCGCGTGGGCGTCCGCGGGCTGGCCAGCGCCGTCCCGCGGGTCCCGGCCGCGCTGCGGGAGCGCCGGGTGCTGCCCACCACCGTCATGACCGGAGTCCGGGAGCTGCAGGGATGA
- the pip gene encoding prolyl aminopeptidase produces MSGAPYPPVEPYESGHLDVGDGHSLYWEVCGNPDGRPAVVLHGGPGSGCTPGLRRWFDPARYRVVLFDQRNAGRSRPWAGEPSVDLSANTTPHLIADVERLRTHLGIDRWLVLGGSWGVTLGLAYAQAHPEQVTELVLAAVTSPDRWLLRWITRDMGRVFPREWERFRGGVPAADRDGDLAAAYSRLLHDPDPAVRATAAQDWCDWEDTHVSLAPDAEPSLSIADPAFQLAFARVVTHYWGNGCFLDDGQLLRDAHRLAGVPGLLVHGRFDVSAPLDTAWQLHRAWPDSELVVLGDTGHSGGDLRATVIDHLDRVADRG; encoded by the coding sequence GTGAGCGGCGCGCCGTACCCGCCGGTCGAGCCGTACGAGAGCGGGCACCTGGACGTCGGCGACGGCCACTCGCTGTACTGGGAGGTCTGCGGCAACCCCGACGGCAGGCCCGCGGTCGTCCTGCACGGCGGGCCGGGCTCGGGCTGCACGCCGGGGCTGCGCCGCTGGTTCGACCCGGCGCGCTACCGCGTCGTGCTGTTCGACCAGCGGAACGCCGGCCGGAGCAGGCCGTGGGCGGGGGAGCCGTCGGTCGACCTCTCGGCCAACACGACGCCACACCTCATCGCCGACGTCGAGCGGCTGCGCACACACCTGGGCATCGACCGCTGGCTGGTCCTCGGCGGCTCGTGGGGCGTGACGCTCGGTCTGGCCTACGCCCAGGCGCACCCCGAGCAGGTCACCGAGCTGGTGCTGGCCGCGGTCACCAGTCCCGACCGGTGGCTGCTGCGCTGGATCACCCGCGACATGGGCCGGGTCTTCCCCCGTGAGTGGGAGCGGTTCCGGGGCGGCGTCCCCGCGGCCGACCGCGACGGCGACCTGGCCGCCGCCTACAGCCGGCTGCTGCACGACCCCGACCCGGCGGTGCGCGCGACGGCCGCGCAGGACTGGTGCGACTGGGAGGACACCCACGTCTCCCTCGCCCCGGACGCCGAGCCGTCGCTGTCGATCGCCGACCCCGCGTTCCAGCTGGCCTTCGCCCGGGTGGTGACGCACTACTGGGGCAACGGCTGCTTCCTCGACGACGGGCAGCTGCTGCGTGACGCGCACCGGCTGGCCGGCGTCCCCGGGTTGCTGGTGCACGGCCGGTTCGACGTCAGCGCACCGCTGGACACCGCCTGGCAGCTGCACCGCGCCTGGCCGGACAGCGAGCTGGTGGTGCTCGGCGACACCGGCCACTCCGGCGGTGACCTGCGCGCGACGGTCATCGACCACCTGGACCGGGTCGCCGACCGCGGCTGA